A portion of the Naumovozyma castellii chromosome 2, complete genome genome contains these proteins:
- the TAF12 gene encoding Taf12p (ancestral locus Anc_8.323) — translation MSEGNQNTPAPSNGQPRNIILQPNQIRELTAKFKALVNEAKEVGENTQRGKELLIQASKLKAMYDNYNRQRQQQLQQQQAVNNKVQNPSNNDNVTTNNSFASPSSPPTSGSTISNSSSTQLANIMRQVLTDEQNANFDKLDQTFRSRASALKDKHTFLKQNIERLTQEINKQADNVNARKQLEEKRGELLRNLKAITMEHNTLYQKYQNGKKAFYIECAKTNPDLQKLLQKSTQHQQQRLAQQQQQQQQQQQQQQQNVTQGQVPTANPVQHQPQPQPQPMDHTSMNRTNSSATSMTQKTNTPNTTISDNAQKSQVTNVNAAASMSDSSNSSKQTIFKQSDPMVPVSDTISTKQPIAVPYRSNRPTMTGGSAMSASALNTPVMTKLPPYELDTERVMSKRKLRELVKSIGIDEGDGETVIDGDVEELLLDMADDFITNVTSFACRLAKHRKSDNLEARDIQLHLERNWDIRIPGYSADEIRSIRKWNPAQTYNQKLQQINNDKNNAASGNSTTASSKKSK, via the coding sequence ATGTCAGAAGGTAATCAAAATACGCCAGCACCATCTAATGGCCAACCTCGTAACATTATCCTACAACCAAACCAAATTAGAGAGCTAACTGCCAAGTTCAAGGCTTTAGTTAACGAGGCTAAAGAGGTAGGTGAGAATACCCAAAGAGGTAAGGAATTATTGATTCAAGCATCGAAATTAAAGGCAATGTACGATAATTACAATAGACaaagacaacaacaactacagcaacaacaggCAGTAAATAACAAAGTACAAAATCCaagtaataatgataatgtaaccactaataattcttttgCGTCCCCTAGTTCACCTCCAACGAGTGGTAGCACCATATCAAATTCGAGCTCTACCCAATTGGCAAACATTATGAGACAAGTACTTACTGATGAACAAAATGCTAATTTTGATAAACTAGACCAAACTTTCCGTAGTAGAGCAAGTGCGTTGAAGGATAAACATACCTttttaaaacaaaatattgaaagattaacACAGGAAATCAATAAACAAGCTGATAACGTTAACGCCAGAaaacaattggaagaaaaaagagGGGAACTActaagaaatttgaaagcCATAACAATGGAGCATAACACATTGTATCAAAAATACCAAAATGGAAAGAAAGCTTTTTATATTGAATGTGCTAAAACAAATCCTGATTTACAAAAATTGTTACAAAAAAGTACGCAACATCAACAGCAGAGATTGGctcaacagcaacagcaacaacagcagcagcagcaacagcagcagcaaaATGTTACACAGGGGCAAGTGCCAACAGCAAATCCAGTACAACATCAACcacaaccacaaccacAACCCATGGATCACACTTCTATGAATAGAACTAATTCATCTGCTACTTCAATGACCCAGAAGACCAATACCCCCAATACCACAATCTCAGATAATGCACAAAAGTCACAGGTAACAAACGTCAATGCTGCTGCGTCCATGTCAGATTCTAGTAACTCCAGTAAACAGACAATATTTAAACAGTCTGATCCAATGGTGCCTGTTTCGGACACGATATCGACCAAACAACCTATCGCTGTGCCATACAGGTCTAACAGACCAACTATGACAGGAGGTTCTGCTATGAGTGCTAGTGCACTAAATACTCCAGTAATGACGAAATTACCACCATATGAACTAGACACAGAAAGAGTAATGTCAAAGAGGAAACTGAGAGAATTAGTTAAATCAATTGGTATTGATGAAGGTGATGGAGAAACTGTTATTGATGGTGACGTCGAAGAATTACTTTTGGATATGGCCGATGATTTTATCACAAATGTTACATCTTTTGCCTGTAGATTGGCCAAGCATAGAAAATCTGATAATTTAGAAGCAAGAGATATACAATTACATCTAGAGAGAAATTGGGATATAAGAATCCCCGGATATTCTGCGGATGAAATCAGGAGTATTAGGAAATGGAATCCAGCTCAAACTTATAATCAGAAATTACAgcaaattaataatgataaaaataatgcGGCAAGTGGTAATAGCACGACAGCTTCatcaaagaaatctaaatag
- the SWF1 gene encoding palmitoyltransferase SWF1 (ancestral locus Anc_8.286): MIEYICLLLIVSQVILLLISPRYRLIWPFSVYYKKVFHPLIQDNKKFKIKFYIIPIFYFVLYLYLIYCYYSKVAPFINNQLWAFEKYMWIPLIIIASPLIFGVFTMFTKPTYTKKYSDEIDNEYAFDNLIFYPQILCRTCQSYKPARSKHCSICDRCVLVADHHCIWVNNCVGKGNYTYFYMFLITNTFSLTYAFIRLLTIFYTTNVYLPKNTLTLTILCGCFSVICGIFTFLQLNLAQEGMTTNEKDKWFTVHEFMRDGKLVRTQSGRWYFADPHDSDISEDSVFYSTNGYDHTEYTLRNFEIIEDPSRITNIYDRGDFLANLRDLCK; encoded by the coding sequence ATGATCGAGTACATTTGTTTATTACTCATTGTTTCTCAAGTTATCCTATTACTAATATCACCGAGATATCGATTAATATGGCCATTTTCTGTATACTACAAGAAAGTTTTCCATCCGTTGATCCAAGATAATAAGAAGTTCAAAATCAAGTTTTATATTATCCCCATTTTCTATTTCGTATTGTACTTATATCTAATATACTGCTATTACTCGAAAGTGGCTCCGTTTATCAATAACCAACTATGGGCCTTCGAAAAATATATGTGGATTCCACTTATAATAATAGCATCACCACTAATATTTGGCGTATTTACAATGTTCACCAAACCCACATATACTAAAAAATACAGTGACGAAATCGATAACGAGTATGCATTTGATAACCTAATATTCTATCCCCAAATACTCTGCAGAACATGTCAATCATATAAACCCGCAAGATCGAAACATTGCTCAATATGCGATAGGTGTGTGTTAGTTGCTGATCATCATTGCATATGGGTGAATAATTGTGTTGGTAAGGGTAATTACACCTATTTTTATATGTTTTTAATAACAAATACGTTTTCATTAACGTATGCGTTTATTCGACTATTGACAATTTTTTACACAACCAATGTGTACCTCCCAAAGAATACATTAACCCTAACGATTTTATGTGGGTGTTTCTCCGTTATTTGTGGAATCTTTACATTTCTACAATTAAATCTGGCCCAAGAAGGAATGACCACCAATGAAAAAGACAAATGGTTTACAGTTCATGAATTTATGAGAGATGGTAAACTTGTCCGTACTCAATCTGGAAGGTGGTATTTTGCTGACCCTCATGATTCCGATATCTCTGAAGATAGTGTATTTTACAGTACTAACGGTTATGACCATACTGAGTATACCCTCCGAAACTTCGAAATTATCGAGGACCCCTCACGGATAACAAACATTTACGATCGAGGAGATTTCTTGGCAAATTTACGTGATCTGTGTAAATAG
- the NCAS0B03580 gene encoding uncharacterized protein (ancestral locus Anc_8.325) has protein sequence MTDTCQAQNDYNGETNIRILSVFMIMISSGLGVFFPLLASKYSFIRLPDWCFFLAKFFGSGVIVATAFVHLLQPASEALSDPCLGGTFADYPWAFGICLMSLFFLFFTEIFSHYYISKAFSDEKDSSDTISKDSSYDSDLEANQVIPVNDSRPGKQHFSHEEDHQDAIQIGTPANDKAKEQYTNQVFAVFILEFGILFHSIFIGLSLAVSGDEFHTLFIVLIFHQMFEGLGLGTRVAETNWPDSGPKKWTPWLMGLAFTFVTPVAIAIGLGVRHSWVPGSRRALIANGVFDSLSSGILIYTGLVELMAHEFLYSNQFKGPGGFKKMLYAYFFMCCGAGIMALLGKWA, from the coding sequence ATGACTGATACATGTCAAGCACAAAACGATTACAATGGTGAAACAAATATTAGAATATTGTCGGTCTTTATGATTATGATATCATCAGGACTTGGTGTCTTTTTCCCTTTGTTAgcatcaaaatattctttcattaGACTGCCAGACTGGTGCTTTTTCCTGGCCAAATTCTTTGGTTCTGGTGTTATTGTTGCTACGGCTTTTGTTCATCTATTACAACCTGCATCAGAGGCACTAAGTGATCCATGTCTTGGTGGTACATTTGCCGATTATCCATGGGCATTTGGTATTTGTCTGATGtctcttttcttcttgttcttcacagaaatattttcacaTTACTACATTTCCAAAGCATTCAGTGACGAAAAAGATTCCTCAGATACCATTAGCAAAGACTCATCGTATGATTCCGATTTAGAAGCGAATCAAGTAATTCCTGTCAATGATTCTAGACCAGGTAAGCAACATTTTTCACACGAAGAGGATCATCAAGATGCAATTCAAATTGGCACACCCGCTAATGATAAAGCAAAGGAACAGTACACCAATCAAGTATTTGCTGTCTTTATCTTAGAATTCGGTATCTTATTCCATTCCATTTTCATTGGTCTTTCCCTAGCAGTGAGTGGTGACGAATTCCACACTTTATTCATTGtgttaatttttcatcaaatgtTTGAAGGGCTAGGTTTGGGGACAAGAGTTGCAGAAACTAACTGGCCAGATTCTGGTCCAAAGAAGTGGACTCCATGGCTTATGGGCCTTGCTTTCACATTTGTTACGCCAGTTGCCATCGCAATCGGATTAGGAGTAAGACACTCTTGGGTCCCAGGTTCCAGAAGAGCGTTGATAGCCAATGGTGTCTTTGATTCCCTCTCTTCTGGTATTTTAATTTACACAGGTTTAGTAGAATTGATGGCTCATGAATTCCTCTATTCCAATCAATTTAAAGGCCCTGGTGGGTTCAAGAAGATGCTATACGCATACTTTTTTATGTGTTGTGGTGCTGGTATAATGGCGTTATTAGGTAAATGGGCTTAA
- the SWI5 gene encoding DNA-binding transcription factor SWI5 (ancestral locus Anc_8.326): protein MNNNTNSAEDLWGSLQDRLGTSGEGRSAILQDPSDMFANNMKYDDLMDNGGNMENLLEFNFDEFDGMLNEDMKDLSIPEMPQSFKRNANNVAAPDISYSTNVWNESNPTIDEDPVIFNNIEDKSLYDLGEKSSRSQEKESSAIGQVPPSISQTLLRQQKELKEALQKQEELNKKLEKQLKETQAKQEKLEHQLETKDIHESSTERLTSNSLSTFGNVDMMMDGFYEDIPSSKDYGFSPASMVSPPMSTVSMNGSPKRRQGKSRIDLEMTGKNSTKGYRNMKQQLVSPALSMADSSVSRRNSITSPYLPAASELNSGDAIGLGIQLMYQPNESNSYDRSSPVNILPTIPGSVENTPMRKSQYLSKNLYDETPVKMDLPVQDTTDKLFTDSMMTPQLKPPELGSRRGSCFGDLNEDINEDSFGDIFNLGTTPSPVLKSQKKSRSISPQREHTFDESYLSTSSSPVKITRKLTTLPPGSIDRYVKELPDKTFECLYPNCGKHFKRRYNTRSHIQTHLEDRPYACDFPNCDKAFVRNHDLVRHKKVHSEKSYACPCGKKFNREDALIVHRSRMICAGGKKFDNVVIKRSPRKRGRPRKDGSSSVNNSPVKESIHRNTNGQIVFKMENQLRVGIEKEVRQ, encoded by the coding sequence atgaataataatactaattCAGCAGAGGACCTCTGGGGGTCTTTGCAAGATAGGTTAGGAACAAGCGGGGAAGGTAGAAGTGCGATATTACAGGATCCATCCGACATGTTTGCTAATAATATGAAATACGATGATTTAATGGATAATGGAGGAAATATGGAAAACTTACTGGAATTCAactttgatgaatttgatggtATGTTGAATGAAGATATGAAGGATTTGAGTATTCCGGAAATGCCCCAATCTTTCAAGAGAAATGCCAATAATGTGGCGGCGCCTGATATTTCCTATTCAACCAATGTTTGGAATGAATCTAATCCaacaattgatgaagatcccgttatattcaataatataGAGGACAAAAGCCTTTATGACCTTGGAGAAAAGTCTTCAAGATCACAGGAGAAGGAATCATCTGCGATTGGTCAAGTTCCACCTTCCATTAGCCAGACATTACTCAGGCAACagaaggaattgaaagaggCATTGCAAAAgcaagaagaattaaacaaaaagttagagaaacaattgaaggaaaCTCAAGCTAAGCAAGAAAAACTTGAGCAtcaattggaaacaaaAGATATTCATGAAAGTTCCACTGAACGACTAACTAGTAATTCATTAAGCACTTTTGGGAATGTGGATATGATGATGGATGGATTCTATGAGGATATcccttcttcaaaagattaTGGTTTCTCACCAGCATCCATGGTTTCTCCCCCAATGTCTACTGTGTCGATGAATGGGTCACCAAAGAGAAGGCAAGGTAAGTCAAGAATTGATTTAGAAATGACAGGTAAAAATAGCACAAAGGGCTATCGGAATATGAAACAGCAATTGGTCTCACCGGCGCTTTCTATGGCAGATAGCAGTGTTAGCAGACGAAATTCAATTACATCTCCCTACCTTCCAGCGGCTTCCGAACTAAATAGTGGTGATGCAATCGGATTGGGTATTCAATTAATGTATCAACCGAATGAATCAAATAGTTATGACAGGTCATCGCCAGTAAATATTCTACCAACGATACCAGGCTCTGTAGAAAATACACCTATGAGGAAATCGCAATATTTATCTAAAAATCTTTATGATGAAACCCCCGTTAAGATGGATTTGCCCGTACAAGATACAACAGATAAGCTTTTTACTGATTCTATGATGACACCGCAATTAAAACCACCTGAATTGGGATCTAGAAGAGGAAGTTGTTTTGGTGATTTAAATGAAGATATCAATGAAGATTCTTTCGGGGATATCTTTAATTTGGGAACGACACCATCTCCAGTTTTAAAATCTCAAAAGAAAAGTAGAAGTATTTCTCCACAACGTGAGCATACATTTGATGAATCTTATCTAAGCACTTCCAGTAGTCCGGTGAAGATAACGAGAAAATTGACAACCCTACCGCCTGGATCAATTGATCGATATGTTAAAGAATTACCAGATAAGACATTTGAATGTTTATACCCCAATTGTGGAAAGCatttcaaaagaagatACAATACACGCTCTCACATACAAACTCATTTGGAGGATAGACCATATGCCTGTGATTTCCCTAATTGTGATAAGGCTTTCGTTAGAAATCATGATCTAGTGAGACATAAGAAGGTGCATTCAGAGAAATCATACGCTTGTCCATGtggtaagaaatttaatAGGGAAGATGCTCTCATTGTGCATAGAAGTAGAATGATTTGTGCCGGTGGtaagaaatttgataatgtGGTGATAAAGAGATCTCCAAGAAAGAGAGGGAGACCAAGAAAGGATGGCTCCAGTAGTGTCAACAACAGTCCGGTGAAAGAGAGCATCCATAGAAATACCAATGGACAAATCGTAttcaaaatggaaaatcAGCTAAGAGTTGGGATAGAAAAGGAAGTCCGCCAATAA
- the KGD2 gene encoding dihydrolipoyl transsuccinylase (ancestral locus Anc_8.329) — protein sequence MLSRSTRRFAPKILQSASRNFSKQTSTRLLRQNPAASILQTPSSPHVSFQKLTNFTLAQRWASTSVKVPQMAESLTEGSLKEFTKAVGDFIEQDELLATIETDKIDIEVIAPVSGTVSKLNFKPEDTVTVGEELATIEEGEGSASKSEAETPAPAASENTADAAPAKEEAKPAAEAKKEKAASKPSPTPTKPASKPKEEPKMAKPSFTSFSRNETRVKMNRMRMRIAERLKESQNTAASLTTFNEVDMSSLLEMRKLYKDEIIKSQGVKFGFMGLFSKACVIAAKEFPGVNGAIEGDQIVYRDYVDISVAVATPKGLVTPVIRNVESLSVLEIEQEIVNMSKKARDGKLTLEDMTGGTFTISNGGVFGSLFGTPIINTPQTAVLGLHGVKEKPVSINGQIVSRPMMYLALTYDHRLLDGREAVTFLKNVKELIEDPRKMTLF from the coding sequence ATGCTCTCCAGATCAACTCGCAGATTCGCACCAAAGATACTCCAATCGGCATCGAGAAACTTCTCCAAACAAACATCAACAAGACTGCTAAGACAGAACCCGGCAGCTTCCATATTGCAAACACCCTCATCACCACATGTatcatttcaaaaattgacaaatttCACTTTGGCTCAACGTTGGGCCTCCACTTCAGTGAAAGTTCCTCAAATGGCTGAATCATTGACAGAGGGATCTCTAAAGGAATTCACCAAGGCTGTCGGTGATTTCATCGAGCAAGATGAATTGCTGGCCACCATCGAGACAGATAAGATCGATATTGAAGTCATCGCTCCAGTATCAGGTACTGTCTCcaaattaaattttaaaCCGGAGGATACTGTCACTGTCGGTGAAGAATTGGCtaccattgaagaaggtgaagGATCTGCTTCTAAGTCTGAAGCTGAAACACCAGCTCCTGCTGCATCTGAAAATACTGCCGACGCCGCTCCAGCAAAGGAAGAAGCCAAACCGGCTGCTGAAGctaaaaaggaaaaggcTGCTTCAAAACCTTCTCCTACCCCAACAAAACCTGCTAGTAAACCAAAGGAAGAACCTAAAATGGCAAAACCTTCATTTACTTCCTTTTCTCGTAATGAAACAAGAGTGAAAATGAATAGAATGAGAATGAGAATTGCCGAAAGATTAAAGGAATCTCAAAATACAGCAGCTTCATTGACCACTTTCAATGAAGTAGATATGTCCTCTTTATTGGAAATGAGGAAACTATACAAGGatgaaataattaaatCCCAAGGTGTCAAATTCGGTTTCATGGGTCTTTTCTCCAAAGCCTGTGTTATCGCTGCCAAGGAGTTCCCAGGTGTCAACGGAGCCATTGAAGGTGATCAAATTGTTTATAGAGATTACGTCGATATTTCTGTCGCCGTGGCAACTCCAAAGGGGTTAGTCACTCCAGTCATTCGTAACGTGGAATCTCTCTCCGTGTTagaaattgaacaagaaattgtAAATATGAGTAAGAAGGCTCGTGATGGGAAATTAACTTTGGAAGATATGACTGGTGGTACTTTTACAATTTCTAATGGTGGTGTCTttggttcattatttggTACTCCAATTATTAATACGCCTCAAACCGCAGTCTTAGGTTTACATGGTGTCAAGGAAAAACCAGTAAGTATAAATGGACAAATCGTATCAAGACCAATGATGTATTTGGCATTGACATATGATCATAGATTACTGGATGGTAGAGAAGCTGTAACTTTCTTGAAGAACGTTAAGGAATTGATCGAAGATCCAAGAAAGATGACATTGTTCTAA
- the EKI1 gene encoding bifunctional choline kinase/ethanolamine kinase EKI1 (ancestral locus Anc_8.328), producing MKSNPTVSDYGEHIGLDKDDHLSDASLGLSYVNEFIDTTSNEIEIKSTVLRIIEQLDLGKGKNGKTSLEDLTLIHLKGALTNVIYKVEIVGCTSLLLRIFGDKKESAVDRIYEMETLHRLKLASINGPQVLGIFKNGRVEAFFEGFKSCEREEVRDLEISKVIAMRFKKLHSKVILRGKETEPICWTTIDKWLHIFETTGEKWIENDKNIKQMFLCNNWAYFKEHIFKYKEWILGFETGKELKFCHNDLQQGNIIHLSQRERNEEAFLKSIMMIDYEYAGPNIPEYDLSNHLTEWIHDYNTEESYKCNGSKYPDKAQIFSFIYSYLDYLPNDNGENRLEVATDMYQSIWRWRACGQLFWSLWAVLQSGVLVDHVDDKTEADSFNYLKFCQEKMSFFWGDLIQYQIASASDLADYNVRYLGECI from the coding sequence ATGAAGAGCAACCCAACTGTGTCAGATTATGGAGAACATATAGGATTGGATAAAGATGATCACTTGAGTGATGCATCGCTGGGACTCTCATATGTTAATGAGTTCATAGATACGACGAGCAATGAGAtagaaattaaatcaacCGTTTTACGTATAATCGAGCAATTAGACCTTGGAAAGGGAAAAAATGGGAAGACTTCTCTTGAAGATCTTACTTTAATTCATCTCAAAGGTGCTTTGACTAACGTGATTTATAAAGTGGAAATTGTTGGATGCACATCTTTGCTACTTCGGATCTTTGGAGATAAGAAGGAGTCAGCAGTAGATAGAATATATGAAATGGAGACCCTTCATAGGTTGAAGTTAGCCAGTATAAATGGGCCGCAAGTGTTAGGGATCTTTAAGAATGGGAGAGTGGAGGCCTTTTTTGAGGGGTTTAAGAGCTGTGAAAGGGAAGAGGTCAGAGATCTCGAAATATCTAAGGTCATTGCTATGAGATTTAAGAAGTTGCATTCAAAAGTAATCTTACGAGGAAAAGAAACTGAACCTATATGTTGGACAACAATTGACAAGTGGTTACatatatttgaaaccaCGGGCGAGAAATGGATTGAGAATGACAAGAACATAAAACAAATGTTTCTATGCAACAATTGGGCGTATTTCAAGGAGCATATCTTCAAGTATAAGGAGTGGATATTAGGGTTTGAAACGGGTAAAGAACTAAAATTTTGTCACAATGATTTACAGCAGGGCAACATCATTCATCTTTCACAACGAGAACGTAATGAAGAAGCTTTCTTAAAAAGCATAATGATGATTGATTATGAATATGCAGGTCCAAATATTCCAGAATATGACTTGTCCAATCATTTGACAGAATGGATTCATGATTACAACACAGAGGAATCATACAAGTGTAATGGTTCGAAATATCCAGATAAAGCACAGATTTTTTcgtttatttattcatattTAGATTACCTCCCCAATGATAATGGTGAAAATCGTCTTGAAGTAGCAACAGACATGTATCAATCGATATGGAGATGGAGGGCATGTGGACAATTATTTTGGTCACTTTGGGCAGTCTTACAAAGTGGCGTGCTTGTCGATCACGTCGATGATAAGACAGAGGCAGATTCCTTTAACTACTTGAAGTTTTGTCAGGAGAAGATGAGTTTCTTTTGGGGTGATTTGATCCAATACCAAATTGCATCTGCCTCAGACTTGGCAGATTATAATGTACGATACCTTGGTGAATGCATATAG